In the genome of Phoenix dactylifera cultivar Barhee BC4 unplaced genomic scaffold, palm_55x_up_171113_PBpolish2nd_filt_p 000524F, whole genome shotgun sequence, the window AACTGAATTTGTTGAAACCAAAACCGTTGCATGCAACGAATATAAACTAATCCTTAGGATGGACCTCGTTGAGGTGGCCAAGCTCATCCAATCTTGTATCTTGGACTAGTATCTTAATGAAAAGCACCATAAATGGActttaaaaatcaaaattatcaTTTTGCATGCTAATTAATGTGCTCTTCATCCATAAAAAACTGAATTTTTGAACATACACACTATGAATTTAATAAGGAAAGGAATGCTTATAGTTGGGCCCATAGTTTAGAAGTTAGGAACCCATAGTTACAAACACAGCTGCAACAGCTCTACACTTTCAAAAcaataaatgaataaaaaaattcagaagttTCAATAGATGATGATTTTAACTTTCTTTGTACACTGTAAATTAAATATCAAACTACTTTTCAATCTTCAGAGCACACTTCAAGCTTCTGATGCAGAGGTCCCACTGATCTCGTTTTCGCATCTGAATAGAAGGAAGAAATCTTTCCTTGGTGTTCCATGCTCTGAAATTTTACTCCTCCATGATGGTGTTAAGacaaacttttctttcaagGGGCAGGAGAACAAGACTTCCTGAAAACATATGAAGAACCAGTCATGCACATGAAAGAACGGTTTAGATGTGCCAATGTCAAGAAAGGAAAGTATATCTGAGAACAAGGACATCTTCTCTATCTAACATGTAGAGTAGAAGCCCTACAAAAACAATACAATAGCAGCAATAAGCAGAGTAGATATACAATACCTGGAGGTAACTACTCAGATGCGTGTGTAACCTTCTCCTCTCCAAAGTCCACCATTAGGAAGCGTTCTTCTGAAGAAAGATTTTCTATTAAGAGACCAGCTCTTTTTCAGTGCATACTTTCTTCTCCAAGCAGATATACGTGTGTAGAGAGATGGAAAGATGaaacaaaataacaaaagaaacaGTATCACTGCACAGACTATCATAACATTAATGAATCCATCTTTCAATTCAGGGTCCCTCTGATTTGTCCATGGAACACCTCCGACATTCATCCCAAATACTgcagaagaaaaatgaaaatatcaGCTACTATCGAAAGAAACCGGTAATTTAAACTTAGACTCTGATTTGTAGGGCAAGAAAACTTACTTCCAGTAACAATAGATAATGGAAGGAAAATCATCGAGAGGAAAGAAAGGTAGTAGAGCTTCCGGTTTATCTGTTCTGATTGCCAGCTATCAAGACCAGCCTGAACTGCTGTCACCCGATTCGTTATAAATCCCAAATTCTCTTTTAGCCTCCTAAGACGACCAATTAGTTCTTCAAGAGCAACAATGTCTTCACTTGCAAACCAACTTTTGGTTGCACACTTCTCTTTTACACGTGGAAAGACCTGCTCGCCATGAGAAACTACCTGCAGGGCGTTCATAAACACAACCAGAAGAGCTCAAAATTGAGACAGCATTGAATGACCAGCCAACTTGGACGACTAGGATTTAGAGTTAGCAAATAATATTTCCTATTCAAATTATGCTcgtgagaaagaaaagaataaccTGTAGAAGGTGCTGCAAATTCAGATGCATTTTGGGGAATCTTCTGTCATCCAACATTTGTTTCTTTAATGAGGAGCCACCTGCAGTGAAATAAtctcattatttatttatttattttccataAACAATGGAAGCATTTAAGAATATGACTACTCTAGTAAATTATTTTACACATCCTACTATGAGCTTGTGCTGTAGCTTTTAAAGCTACAGAAATTTATAAATGGCCAGTTCGACAAAATATAAGGCTGATTGACTACAAATGTCAATTGTTATTTCTCTCTGAGATTAATGGAAGTTTCCAAACACTCGTGTAATATCATAAAAAACTTTTCAACGAGTATGCAGTACATAACTGCTGATATACATACTCATGTGGGTTATACAAACTGATGATTTGTTTATGAGACACAGAAGATATATGGTCTTGTTTCAATGGTATGAAATTGTATAAAGTTGTCCCAGCTTGATGGATGACCAAATTATTGGTCTGTAAACAAATTTGTTGAAAACAAACAAACATAAAACCCTTTTGGTGGAGGAAAATAAATTTCAGATAGAAGCATCTTTTCCAAGGAATGTTCTGCTTTCAGAAAGTCAATTATGTATTAAAAAAATGTAATCATAAAGTAATATGCTAAGCTCAAAAAATATACCTGCAGATTCCATCACTGAAAGCAATCCCTTTCAGTTACCAACTCAAACAGACATTTAAAGATGGGAAACAGGATATAGTATCACCAAATTGCCTTCACTTTCAATGGATGAAGATTGTGAAGAGTTGCAATAGCTTGATGGATGAGCTCAACTATTGGAactaatgttttaaaagttcAGTTTCTATCCTCTAAGTAGAGTTTCGATTCAGCTGTTTCAATGATTTCGGCAAATTTTgctctaaaaaaagaaaaatagcaaaattttaTTCTAGATTACTGATTATATTTTGAGTTCTTTAGGGTTATTATTTGTGACTTTAGGTAGTTTCAGGTTGAAAACTAAAGTTACTAACTGTTTCAAAGCTTAACATGTTAGACATATTTGTACTTTCTCTAACATTTATAATATCTTATACTTTTCACTAATTCTTGTAATTTCCttcattttcctcttttttatATACTTTTTCATATTTTCTCTATTATGATTAACTTTTCCCAAAGCATATTTCATTTAATAACACAAACTAAGTAagaataaaaccatttaagtgCATTTGATTCCATAAAGCTAGAGAAGACACCATCAAAATAAGAACATATTCTCTTTCACTACTTTAGTGGTTATATCATTTTATtctaaagaagagaaaaatttcatttgaataagaaaaagaaacaaagtaACACATGACACTTTATTAAGTAGTAAAGATACACATTAAATTAACAACTTGTGCACAATAATTACAAAACTTAGccaaaaataacataaaatatactattAGATCCATAGATAAATGTGACATTCAATAATACTAACAAATTCCAGAAAATGTTAGAATTTATTGAACATATAAACTTgtcaaacgaaaaaaaaaaaaaagtttcagtCAATTTTGGTTGAAACTGACTGAAACTGAAAATTTTGGTCCGTTTCAAATTGGTGTTGGGTAAAAAGGATTGTTTCAGCCGAAACTTCAAACCTTGTTTGGAACCTAAAAAGAATTATCGAAAAATTGAAGCCAGAATTTCCTAATTGGTGCAAGAAAGTAGGTCAGGGTGAATGTATTTTGTTCCATGAAAATGTTTAGTTCGTTCACTTTAAAGTCTATGATAAACAAAATCTAGTATCATATAACTCCACTATAGAGATAACTGCTTCGACAAAGCTACCATATGCCTCCACTATAAAAATCACTGTCCCCAAATTCTCTTCCTTCCCCTTGACTTTTTTTTGAATCCATAAACAAATTTTATTAATCTAGAACAATCCGAACTAAGCATCTTGTTGAAACAAAccctaattattttggtataaACTTGACAatttattttatacatattctaGTGAAGCCAACAGTAAGTGTACTTATAGCACTAGTTCAGATTTATGAATCGCTTGCGTATAACTTTGTGGTTCACGATGATATCATTGGCATCCTGCTCACATGTGTTTTCCCATTCAACAGGCTTGTAGAAACTAACTTGTAATGTAATAAGCTCGTCCTTCTATCCCTACACTGGATCTTGTCTTAAGAGGCAACACGAAATATCTAATTTAAATGCTCTCCATGCCAAACTCAAGCAATATAGGGCTTCCTTTCAATAAATACACCACGTAATATACTGCAAAACATCCATACttcaagaaaataacctgcaacCCAATAATATATCCATAGTGTAAACTTCATACTCCTAAGTAATACCTTAAATATACATCTTGAAATAGTCCATCCACATGAACCAACCAgcaatgaaagaaaataaaaaggtgTTTCCTATTATCAAAACATCCAGAGGAAGATGTGTCTCTGAGGAAATCTGAGTAgatattttctctcttttttctagaTGGAATAAATCTTTTCTTCAACAAATATTTAAACTTACACTAGACCCAACATGTGGTGATATGCATACTTATCACTTTTTTATTCTCAGATCTGAAATAAGTCTTCCATCATGAGGGGGCATCCTTTCTGATGGACTTGGTCCACTCTTAGAACTCTCTAAATTCTCATCTCCTTAAAATACACGTCTATTTTCGCCAACACCACCAATGCAATTTTAATacgtcttccttcttttccaatACACACAACTTAGTTGATCTACCCTCTCAAATCCTCATTAATTTCATCCTCAACCTAAGAATACCTTTTCTCCAGGTCCAACTTCCCCCAATCCTCCCCaaattattaacaaatttttatttcttatcCAACCAAGTTTTCCTAATCGTGTAACTTATGTCACAAGAATCATCAGTTTCTCAGAATACATCAAGAACAGTTGCATCCAGTTAAATAGCAATTTGTAAACTTAGAATCTGATTAAGCAGTAATTAGTAAGCACTAATccaacaaaaaaagagagagaaatattaCATGAGCAAGATTTGTCAGGAACATGAATTACCTTTATCCAATTCGAGCTCCACAGAGTCCAATTCCATCTCCATCTTTGTCACTATATCCTGCATATGATCCACATGTGTATCAATAATATGGACGACCAAATTCGACACCGTCTTCGGCACCGGGTTGTCGGCCTCCTCCGAGTGATTCATCGTCAACAAGAACTCCAGCACATGCTCCGGAATCACAAAACTCCCATTCGCCGCCTTCTCCCCATCGCCCCCGACGCTCGGAATCTCCGAAAGCAGCGACTGCCCCGTCGGCGAGAACCCGAGCCTCGGCACCCTCCCGAGCGACACCGTGACGACCGAGTTCTCCGTCACCCTCGCCGCAAGCCGGAGAGTGAAATTGCTCGCCGCCGGGCCCGGGGAGTtcacccggaaaaccaacgcgCCGTCGACGTGGCCGACGAAGGGGCCATTGCTAACTAAAGCGAGGATGTCGTGGAGCTTTAACGGCGGGCAGAGGACGTCGATGAGGTATTGAGCGAAGCCGGCTAGATTCTGGTTCCCCTTGGGTAGCTCGACGTGGTACCAGTAGAACTCTTCGCCGTTGCCGCTGCCGTTGGCTTGTGTGAGGTCCCATTGTTTGGTGGTGTAGTTGCCGAGGCCGTCGAAGCGGTAGGCGCGCTGCTTGACGGCGCCGGGGAAGTGGGCGCGACGGAGACGCGCCTCCTTGGTGGTGGGAGTCGCATTGGAAGGCATGTACTCGCCGCCGGCAAGATCCATCGAAGAAGGAAGGGGAAGACCGTGGGTTGGAAGCGGATCGGAGGAAGTGCCAGGGGGATTTGTTTGTTTATTAAATTGGAGTTGGTTACAACACGCGGTGAAACACGGTTACAGATTGGAGACAGTCATTGTATGGCTGGGGAGGGACTGGTTTTATCAGATATTAAAAAACAGGTTCTGGTGGATATTCTTAGAGACAAATCCTCTAACTCATCAACAAAAGTGGTCTTCCAGAGAAAATCTAGGTTCTAGAAAATCGTCAAGTATGCGTAttttaggggtgcaaatggttTGGATTATACCGGATCATGAGTAATTCCGGTTTCTTATTTGAATCCTAAATTTGCACCCAGATCCAATCCAATAGAAAATTGGATCAGATTGGGTCAAATCCATGGTTACAATT includes:
- the LOC113461105 gene encoding uncharacterized protein LOC113461105, with product MDLAGGEYMPSNATPTTKEARLRRAHFPGAVKQRAYRFDGLGNYTTKQWDLTQANGSGNGEEFYWYHVELPKGNQNLAGFAQYLIDVLCPPLKLHDILALVSNGPFVGHVDGALVFRVNSPGPAASNFTLRLAARVTENSVVTVSLGRVPRLGFSPTGQSLLSEIPSVGGDGEKAANGSFVIPEHVLEFLLTMNHSEEADNPVPKTVSNLVVHIIDTHVDHMQDIVTKMEMELDSVELELDKGGSSLKKQMLDDRRFPKMHLNLQHLLQVVSHGEQVFPRVKEKCATKSWFASEDIVALEELIGRLRRLKENLGFITNRVTAVQAGLDSWQSEQINRKLYYLSFLSMIFLPLSIVTGIFGMNVGGVPWTNQRDPELKDGFINVMIVCAVILFLLLFCFIFPSLYTRISAWRRKYALKKSWSLNRKSFFRRTLPNGGLWRGEGYTRI